GCTTCCACGTCACCGAGCAGAGCGCGCCGGCCGTCGCCCGGCTGTGCCGGCAGCTCGACGGCATCCCGCTCGCCCTGGAGCTCGCCGCGGCGCGGGCCCGGTCGATGACCCCCGAGGAGATCGCCTCCCGCCTGGACCAGCGCTTCCAGCTGCTGGCGTCGGGGCGGCGGGGGGTCGACCGCCACGAGACGCTGCTGGCCACCGTCGACTGGTCGCACTCGCTCCTCGACGCGGACGAGCGGGCCGTCCTGCGGCGCTGCTCGGTGTTCGCCGGCGGGTTCACGCTGGCCGGCGCCGAGGCGGTCGCCGCCTGGGGCGGCATCGACCGGCCGGCCGTGGTGGACCTGCTCGGCCGGCTCGTCGACCGTTCGCTGGTCCTGGCCGACGACGAGCTCGGTGCCACCCGCTTCGGCCTGCTCGAGACCATCCGCCTCTACGCCGCCGCCCGGCTGGCCGAGGCGGGCGAGGCCGCGGCGGCGCAGCGCCGGCACGCCGAGCACTACGCCGGGTTCGTCGAGACGGCCGGCGTGGGGCTCCAGGGCCCGGACGAGACGCTGTGGTCGCGGCGCCTGGCCAGGGAGGTCGACAACCTCCGGTCGGCGGTGGCCTGGGCGGCCGACGCCGGCGACACCGAGCTGGCCGTGCGCCTCGTGGTCGGCGCCCGCGCCCACCCGGGCACGCCGGCGTTCGTGGCCGCCACCCGGCTGGCCGAGCGCATCGGCGACCTCCCCGACCTGGCCGCCCACCGGCTCTACCCGGCCGTCCTCACCTGCTCGGCGTGGGGCGCGCTGCTGCGGGGCGACCTGGCCGAGGCGGCCCGCCTGGCGGAGTCGTCGATCGAGCACGAGCGGCGGCTCGGGGCCGTCCCCGACCCCCTCCCCCGCCGCGTGCTCGGCCTCGCCGCCATCGCCGACGGCCGGGTCGACGAGTCCTGCCGGTGGAGCGAGGAGGCGCTGCGCAGCGCCCGCGCCGGCGGCGCCCCCGAGGCGCTGACGTTCAGCCTCGCCGCCCTCGCCTTCGCCCGCTGCCTCGTCGGCGAGGCCGAGGACGCCGAGCCGCTCGGCGAGGAGGCGGTCGAGATCGCCCGTCAGCTGGGCAGCCCGACGATGATCTCGTACGCGCTCACCGCCCACGGCTACGCGCGGTCGTCGTCCCACCCGGAGGCCGCCGTCGCCGCCCTGGAGGAGGCGGTGAAGCTGGCCGAGACGGCCGCGTCCCACACCCTCAGGGGCCAGGCCCTGTCCATCCAGGGGCGCACCCACCTGCTCGCCGGCCAGCGCCAGGCCGCCCTGGAGCGCCTGGCCGAGGCCGTCGACGACCTCAACCGGCTCGGCCACCGGCCCCTCCTGTCCGCCGCCCTGGCCCGCGCCGCCGCCGCCCTCGCCCGGGTCGAGCAGTACGAGGTGGCGGCGATCGCGCTCGGCGCCAGCGAGGCCCGGCCGTCGCCCTACCTGGCCGACCCCGTCGACCGCCGGGTGACGGCCGGGACGGCCGCCGCGCTGGACGACGCGCTCGGCGCCGAGCGGGCCGCCGAGCTGCGCCGCACGGGCCGCCGCCTCACCGACGACGAGGTCGCCCACCGGGTGCGGGCGTCGGTCAACGACGCCCTCCACCGGCCCCGCGGCGGGCGAGCGACCGGCTGAGCGACCGGGCCGGCGCCTCGCGGCCGGCCTCGAGCACGTTGGCGGCCGTCGCCCACAGCACGGTCTTCAGCTGGAACGGCCGCAGGTCCGGGTGCTTGGACCGCACGAGGGCGGCGATGCCGGTGAGCGTTGCCGCCGCGTACGAGTTCCCGGTCGTGCGCACCCTCGTCCCCGCCCGCCACGGGGCCTCGACGTCCACCCCCCGGGCCAGGAACTCGGTCGGCGGGTCGGGGTTGAAGTGGAAGCGGAACGGGTCCCTGGCCAGGTTGCAGGCGACGCTGGCCACCGACGCGTACGTCGACGGGTAGCTCGGCCGGCCGGTGTTGCTCGCCGCCGTGACGATCAGCGACCCGTGGAAGTAGGCGTCGTCGCACAGGTCGTGGAACCGCAGCGCGAGGTCCCGCCGGGAGGTCCCGAGCGACAGGTTGATCACGTCGAAGCGGGCGGCGACGGCCCACTCGAGCCCCCGGGCGAACGCCGCGCCCGTGGCGCCGAGGCGGTCGCCGAGCACCTTGACGCTGGTGATGGTCGCGTCGGGCGCGATGGCGTGGACGATCCCGGCGCACGCCGTCCCGTGGCCGAACGAGTCGCGGTGGGGCCCGGCGCGCACCTCGACCCCGCCGTCGGCGCCGGCGACGACCTCGACGCCGCCGTCCTCGTCCACCCGGCCGTCCAGCGCCTCGTGGTCGGCGTCCACCCCGCTGTCGACGACGGCGACGCGCACCCCCAGGCCGGTGGCGCCGCCCCACGCCCACGCCGCCGACAGGTCGTCGAGCGATGCCGGCCCCGCGAGGCGCACGTCCTCGGAGGGGCGCGCCCAGGCCGGCAGCCGCCGGCCGGTCACGCCGGGCCCCGCGCCACCGCGAGGACGGCGCCGGCCACGCCGGCGAGCAGGGTGGCCAGCTCCAGGTCCTCGTAGGCGAAGCTGGCGCCGTCGGCCTTGTCGACGACCGCCAGCGCGCCGACGACGGCGTCGCCGTGCGGGCACGGGACGCACAGCACGCTGGTGGCGCCCCCGAGCGCGGCGCCCGCCCCGGCCGGCCCGGCCCCCGACGGCGACAGGGCGATCGGCTGGGCCGAGGCGACCACGTAGCCGGCCGGCTCGCGCACCGCCGGCTCCCAGCCCTCCCGGCCGGCCGACGCCGCCACCACCAGCTCCCCGCCCTCCACCAGGAGCACGCACCCGGACGACGCCTCGGTCGCCTCGATGGCGCCGCGCACGATGACGTCGAGGACCGTCGACCACCCGGCCGGCGGCCGGTCCGACCTCCGGGTCACGGCCGTATGATGCCCGTGTGGACCCCTCCGTGTCCGCTGCGCAGCGGATGCTGGCGAAGGTCAGGGACTTCGTGCGGGACGACCTCGACGACGAGGAGCGGCGCCTGTTCGCCGCGCTCGTCGCCCCCGGCATCGCCCGGGCCTACGACGACGACGACACCTCAGGGTTCGGCCTCGTCGCGTGGAGGGCCGCCGCCGTGCCCGGGTCCCTGGTCGAGGCCCTCAGGGACGGTGGCGTCCGGGTCGTCGGGCTCTAGCTCGTAGAGGCTGATCTCGACGGCGGCGGCGGTGCGGCACGTCGCGCACGCGTCCGCGTGCCGGGCGGCCCGCACGTGGTCGCCCTCCGCGATCAGGCGGTGGAGCTCGGGGCAGTCCGTGGCGCGCGCCCGGACCAGCACCCGGAGGACGAGCGACTGGCGCAGCCGGCGCCGGGCGCGGTGGGCGGCCACCTTCGCCGCGCCGGGCGTGAGCGCGAGGGCGGCGGCGACGTCGGTCGAGGAGAACCCGAGGCCGGTCATCATCGTCACGGCCACGGCGTCCTTCCTGGTGAGGCCGACGACCGCGCCGTCGACCAGCTCGGCCAGCTCGGCCAGCTCGGCCAGCTCCTCGGGGCCGAGCGCCGCCGCCCGCGGCTCGGGCACGCCGTCGTCGGCGGCGGCCGGCCCCTCCACCTGGCGGCGCCGCAGCACGTCCCGCGCGTGGTTCCTGGCGATGGTCGTCAGCCACTGGCGGAACCGGCCGGGGGACTCGAGCGTCGCCAGCCGCTCGAGGGCCCGGACGAACGTCTCCGACACGACGTCGTCGGCGGTCTGGGCGTCGTGGACGTGGTCGAGCGCGATCCGGCGCACGACCGGCGCGTACTCGCGGTAGAGCTCGGAGAAGGCCTGGACGTCGCCGGCCAGGACGGCCTCGACCCACGCGCCGTCCCTCGCCTGGACGTCCCCCTCGTCCATCGCGGCAGGCTACCGACCCCCGACGGTGCAGTGAGTGCTAAATGCACGCGGCCACCGTCGGGAACGGCGCGACCACCGGTGCCCTAGGATGCGCAGACCGGCGGGAACCAGGAGGAACACGGCGCGCCGTCGCGCCCGGCGGAGCGGCGTGGCGCGCCGTGGTCGGTGCTCGTCCTCGCCTCCCGCGGGCGGTCGCCGCCCGCGGGAGCCGCGGACGCCGCCCGGAAATCGGTTGCGCCGCGGGGCCGCCGCGGCGATCGTGGGGCGCCGGCCGAGCCGAGAGGAGGTCCCGATGCGAAGGCGCACGCCCGACCTGGCATCCCTCCTCCCGGTGCGCGCTCGCTGAGCGCCGTCCTTCGCCGGGAGGCGTCCCGCCATCCCGACGAAGGAGCGTTCCCATGCACGCGGCATGGCTCATCGCCGAACCGGAGCCGTACGAGGAGTACGACCTCGGCCCCTTGAAGACCGGCAAGGAGGCGGACGTGTTCCTCGTGGAGCGCGTCGCCCCGGACGGGCGGTCCTGCCTCCTCGCCCACAAGCGCTACCGCCCGAGGGCCGTGCGCCACAAGGGCGACCTGGAGGCGCTCGGCTTCCAGCGCGCCGCCTCGTTCGTCCACGACCGCGCCTACCGCGACGGCCGGACCCTGTCGAAGAGCAGGGACCGGCGCGCCGCGGCCAAGGGCACGGCGTGGGGCCGCACCGTGCTGCGGGCCGGGTGGAGCGACAACGAGTTCGACATGCTCCAGCGGCTCGCCGGCGCGGGCGTCACCGTCCCCCTGCCGGTCGAGCGGACGGGGGACGGGGTGCTCATGCAGTACCTCGGCGACCGCACGCGGGCGGCGCCCCGGCTGGTGCACGCCGGCCTCGACCGGGCCGGGCTCGTCCGGGCGGCCGGCCTGCTCGTCGACGACCTGCGCCGGATGGTCGCCGCCGGCATCGTCCACGCCGACCTCTCGGTGTTCAACCTGCTGTGGTGGGACGGCCGGCTCTGGGTCATCGACGTCCCCCAGGCCGTCGAGGTCGGCACCAACCTCCAGGCCTTCGACCTGCTCCACCGCGACGTCACCAACGTGGCGACCTGGTTCCGGGCCAGGGGCGTCCCCTTCGACGCCGACGAGGTGTTCGCCGAGCTCGTCGCGCTCTGACGCAAGGGCGGCGGGCCACCGGGTAGGAGGGGGCGGTCGAGGAGGTGGAGATGGCCATTGCCGGCGAGGACCACGTCGGCCCGGTGAGCCGGGCGATCGCGCAGCGCGCCCCGTTCGGGCCGATGGAGCACCTCGACCACGACCGCCTCGTCGCCGAGCAGCAGGCGTCGCTCCGGTCGCCCCGCCGGCGCCACTCGCTGAGCGCCCGGCTCCTGTTCGCGATCATGGACCTGCTGTACGGCAGGGAGCGCACCCTCGAGAAGTTCCGGGTGCTCGAGCTGGTCGCCCGGGTGCCGTACCAGGCGTGGGAGAACGTCGCCTACGTGGCCGTCACCCACACCGCCTCGCAGCCCCGGTTCGCCCGCCGCGTGTTCGACCGGGTCCGCACCAGCCGCTTCGAGCAGGACAACGAGCAGTGGCACCTGCTGATCCTCGAGGAGCTGACCTCGGGCGGCCCCCGGCGGTCGTTCGTGCGCAGCCGGGTCGTCCCCCAGGTGCTGGCCTTCGCCTACTACCAGCTGTCCTGGATGATGTTCGCCGTCCGCCCCGCCTGGTCGTACCGGCTGAACGCCGACTTCGAGGACCACGCCGAGCACGAGTACGCCCACCTCGTCGAGGAGCACCCCGAGTGGGAGCAGGTGCCCTACCAGGGCGAGTTCACCGCCGACTTCGGCGCCTACGACTCCCTCGCCGACGTGTTCCGCCAGATCGGCTACGACGAGCGCCTGCACCGCCTGGAGAGCGAGGCCCGGATGGCGGCGCCCCGGTTCGGCTGACGGCCCGCCGGGCGGGCGGTCAGGGTCCCGGCTTGGCCGGCAGCGAGCGGGCGTGGCCGACGCCGATCCCGACCCACCTGGCCAGGTCGGCGTCGGTCCGGACGTGCTCGCCGCCCACCCTCAGCCACCCGCGCATGGGCCGGCCTCGCATCTCCATCGGCTCGGCCGGCGTCGTGGCGACGAGCTCGTCGAACGCCGCCCGGTCGGCCCGCACCAGCAGCCCGCCCTGCCCGCTGGCCGACACCGCCAGGTTGCCGCCGACGAGGAAGGCGATGCCGCCGAACATGCGCTGCTCGGTCACCCCCGGCTCGGCGCCGACCAGGAGGCGGACCCGGTCGGCCAGCTCGTCGTCGCGCGGCACCCCTCGATGCTACGGCCGGTGCGGCGCTCTAGGGAGCCGAGCAGACCCGGCCGTGGTAGTCGAGCTCGAGCGCGCCGGTGGCGAGGTCGACGGTCCCGTGGGTGACGAGGAACCCCGACACGTCCCCGCTCACGATCCGGAGCGTGTCGTGGACGACCCCGCCCGGGGTGACGACGATGCGGTCCGAGGTCTCGAACGAGCCGACCGCGGTGTCCACGAAGTGGTGGGCGCCGCCCACGTGGAGGGTGCCGCCGGGCATGGACCGCTCGAGGACGAGGTCGGCCGTGACGGTGCCGCCGAGGTCCCCGGTGGCCGACGTGACCACCACGTGGAAGCCGGTGACGACCCCGTCCTCGACGACGGGGGTGGTGACGCCGCTCAGGGTGCCGGCCACGTTCGTGCACCGGTCGGCCGGCCGCCCGGCCGCCGCGGCGACGGGGGCCAGGGTGAGGAGGGCGACGGCCGCGACGACGGCGGCGGCCGCGGCGCGGCGGGGGGCGGTGCGGGGCATCGGTGCTCCTCTCAGCGCGGGGCGGGGGTGAGGAGGGCGGTGAGGGTGACCTGGAGGCCGGCGGGGTCGACGTAGGAGCACGTCACGACCCGGTCGGCCTGGGCGGGCGGGATGGGCTTGTCGAGGACGACGAACGTGTCCCCTTCCGGCGTGGTGACGACGACCCGGCGGGGCAGCAGCACGTCGGTGCCGGGCACGACGTGG
This Acidimicrobiales bacterium DNA region includes the following protein-coding sequences:
- a CDS encoding alternative oxidase, with protein sequence MAIAGEDHVGPVSRAIAQRAPFGPMEHLDHDRLVAEQQASLRSPRRRHSLSARLLFAIMDLLYGRERTLEKFRVLELVARVPYQAWENVAYVAVTHTASQPRFARRVFDRVRTSRFEQDNEQWHLLILEELTSGGPRRSFVRSRVVPQVLAFAYYQLSWMMFAVRPAWSYRLNADFEDHAEHEYAHLVEEHPEWEQVPYQGEFTADFGAYDSLADVFRQIGYDERLHRLESEARMAAPRFG
- a CDS encoding S8 family serine peptidase, which translates into the protein MTGRRLPAWARPSEDVRLAGPASLDDLSAAWAWGGATGLGVRVAVVDSGVDADHEALDGRVDEDGGVEVVAGADGGVEVRAGPHRDSFGHGTACAGIVHAIAPDATITSVKVLGDRLGATGAAFARGLEWAVAARFDVINLSLGTSRRDLALRFHDLCDDAYFHGSLIVTAASNTGRPSYPSTYASVASVACNLARDPFRFHFNPDPPTEFLARGVDVEAPWRAGTRVRTTGNSYAAATLTGIAALVRSKHPDLRPFQLKTVLWATAANVLEAGREAPARSLSRSLARRGAGGGRR
- a CDS encoding RIO1 family regulatory kinase/ATPase codes for the protein MHAAWLIAEPEPYEEYDLGPLKTGKEADVFLVERVAPDGRSCLLAHKRYRPRAVRHKGDLEALGFQRAASFVHDRAYRDGRTLSKSRDRRAAAKGTAWGRTVLRAGWSDNEFDMLQRLAGAGVTVPLPVERTGDGVLMQYLGDRTRAAPRLVHAGLDRAGLVRAAGLLVDDLRRMVAAGIVHADLSVFNLLWWDGRLWVIDVPQAVEVGTNLQAFDLLHRDVTNVATWFRARGVPFDADEVFAELVAL
- a CDS encoding TfoX/Sxy family protein, with protein sequence MPRDDELADRVRLLVGAEPGVTEQRMFGGIAFLVGGNLAVSASGQGGLLVRADRAAFDELVATTPAEPMEMRGRPMRGWLRVGGEHVRTDADLARWVGIGVGHARSLPAKPGP
- a CDS encoding sigma-70 family RNA polymerase sigma factor, encoding MDEGDVQARDGAWVEAVLAGDVQAFSELYREYAPVVRRIALDHVHDAQTADDVVSETFVRALERLATLESPGRFRQWLTTIARNHARDVLRRRQVEGPAAADDGVPEPRAAALGPEELAELAELAELVDGAVVGLTRKDAVAVTMMTGLGFSSTDVAAALALTPGAAKVAAHRARRRLRQSLVLRVLVRARATDCPELHRLIAEGDHVRAARHADACATCRTAAAVEISLYELEPDDPDATVPEGLDQGPGHGGGPPRDEAEP
- a CDS encoding GAF domain-containing protein — its product is MTRRSDRPPAGWSTVLDVIVRGAIEATEASSGCVLLVEGGELVVAASAGREGWEPAVREPAGYVVASAQPIALSPSGAGPAGAGAALGGATSVLCVPCPHGDAVVGALAVVDKADGASFAYEDLELATLLAGVAGAVLAVARGPA